One Mycobacterium sp. SMC-4 DNA window includes the following coding sequences:
- a CDS encoding GAF and ANTAR domain-containing protein, producing the protein MDEPTPVEVAHLRVAELVQGLHARKDDDADSVIAEMAEHAAIEIPGAQYAGITLSKSSKRIETPAATAHWPLLLDKIQQRYLEGPCLTAAWEEKTVHVADLEGDERFPNYRRDALAETPIRSIMAFQLFIAGETLGALNVYAEQPHAFGPEARTLGLIFAAHSSVAWNSARRDEQFRRALASRDIIGQAKGMVMERYGVSAVQAFDLLRKLSQDSNVPLIQVATDLVADAQSSNGQREAL; encoded by the coding sequence GTGGACGAACCAACCCCGGTGGAGGTTGCACACTTGCGTGTGGCCGAGTTGGTGCAGGGTCTGCACGCCAGGAAAGACGACGACGCCGACAGCGTCATCGCCGAAATGGCCGAGCACGCCGCGATCGAGATTCCCGGCGCACAGTACGCCGGGATCACGTTGTCGAAGAGCTCGAAGCGCATCGAGACTCCTGCAGCGACCGCACACTGGCCGCTCCTGCTCGACAAGATCCAGCAGCGATACCTCGAAGGGCCGTGCCTGACGGCAGCCTGGGAGGAGAAGACGGTCCATGTCGCCGACTTGGAGGGCGACGAACGATTCCCGAATTACCGACGTGACGCGCTGGCCGAGACGCCGATCCGGTCGATCATGGCCTTCCAGTTGTTCATCGCCGGCGAGACGTTGGGGGCCCTGAACGTCTACGCCGAACAGCCACACGCGTTCGGACCGGAAGCACGCACGCTGGGGTTGATCTTCGCCGCGCATTCGTCGGTGGCTTGGAATTCAGCGCGACGAGACGAGCAGTTCCGTCGCGCGTTGGCCAGCCGTGACATCATCGGCCAAGCCAAGGGAATGGTGATGGAGCGCTATGGCGTCTCCGCCGTTCAAGCCTTCGACCTGCTGCGCAAATTGTCACAGGACTCCAATGTGCCGTTGATCCAAGTGGCCACCGACTTGGTGGCAGACGCCCAGTCGTCGAACGGGCAACGCGAAGCGCTCTGA
- a CDS encoding DUF1990 domain-containing protein — protein sequence MKLSELAGRPLTYSQVGATAGPMPTGYRHLRGSSIIGHGRERFEQAAAAGMRWGMLRGAGLRVEATSAVAEVGAEVLVHLGPVVAPCRVVNVIDEVDRRGFAYGTLSGHPESGEEMFAVRFDAGTGAVYAEVSAFSRHATWWSRLGAPATSLMQRIVMARYLRAL from the coding sequence ATGAAGCTCAGTGAGCTCGCAGGACGACCACTGACCTACTCGCAGGTCGGTGCAACCGCCGGGCCTATGCCGACCGGTTACCGGCATCTGCGCGGATCGTCGATCATCGGTCATGGCCGTGAGCGCTTCGAGCAAGCCGCGGCGGCCGGCATGCGCTGGGGGATGCTGCGCGGGGCGGGATTGCGGGTGGAGGCGACCTCAGCGGTGGCCGAGGTCGGCGCCGAGGTGCTGGTGCACCTCGGTCCGGTGGTGGCACCCTGCCGGGTGGTCAACGTCATCGACGAAGTCGACCGACGGGGGTTCGCATACGGCACCCTGTCGGGCCATCCCGAATCCGGCGAAGAGATGTTCGCGGTGCGCTTCGATGCCGGGACCGGCGCCGTGTACGCCGAGGTGAGCGCTTTCTCTCGGCACGCCACCTGGTGGAGCAGGCTCGGCGCGCCGGCCACGTCGCTGATGCAGCGGATCGTCATGGCCCGCTATCTTCGCGCCCTTTGA
- a CDS encoding PaaI family thioesterase: protein MVTVNESDAHLGGGFNPPLPTTQGGPDYGRFIEAVRALQDHARAADAPDAVITRAADLIEEAAQMLAPYDADEWSSPSGRRTDLPNRGNVLAVPHMTHVTDDNRMVGTARFRRFHLGRNGAAHGGAVAHLFDSLLGAASYKLSHNQAQRTAFLHVDYRKIARIEQDFQIEAGIDDTVGRKIFVSGQLLDGKDVLAEAHALFVTLKPGQP, encoded by the coding sequence CTGGTGACCGTCAACGAATCCGATGCGCACCTGGGTGGAGGCTTCAATCCACCGCTGCCGACCACCCAGGGCGGACCCGACTACGGCCGTTTCATTGAGGCCGTGCGTGCACTGCAGGATCACGCCCGAGCCGCGGATGCGCCCGACGCGGTCATCACCCGAGCCGCCGACCTGATCGAAGAGGCCGCGCAGATGTTGGCTCCCTATGATGCCGACGAATGGTCGTCGCCGTCTGGCCGGCGCACCGACCTGCCCAACCGCGGCAATGTCCTCGCCGTTCCGCACATGACGCACGTCACCGACGACAACCGGATGGTCGGCACCGCGCGGTTCCGGCGGTTCCACCTCGGCCGTAACGGGGCTGCGCACGGTGGCGCGGTGGCCCACCTGTTCGATTCGCTGCTGGGGGCGGCGTCCTACAAGCTCAGCCACAACCAGGCGCAGCGCACCGCGTTCCTTCACGTCGACTACCGCAAGATCGCGCGGATCGAGCAGGATTTCCAGATCGAGGCCGGAATCGACGACACGGTGGGTCGCAAGATCTTCGTGTCCGGTCAACTGCTCGATGGTAAGGACGTCCTGGCCGAGGCGCACGCGCTGTTCGTGACGCTCAAGCCAGGACAACCGTGA
- a CDS encoding TIGR02611 family protein: MSSPDGPGVARRWARWRDRLRKRRAVDLGYRITIGVVGTVVVVIGIVAIPFPGPGWPIVFVGLGILATEFDWARRLLAYARVRYDAVMAWFKSQGVWVQIAGALFTAVVVVVTVWFLGAVAFLARLVNIEHPWLNSPIGLGS; encoded by the coding sequence GTGAGCAGCCCCGACGGACCGGGTGTGGCGCGCCGGTGGGCGCGCTGGCGCGACCGGCTACGCAAGCGGCGCGCAGTCGATTTGGGGTACCGCATCACCATCGGCGTGGTTGGGACGGTGGTCGTGGTGATCGGCATCGTGGCCATCCCGTTTCCGGGTCCCGGCTGGCCCATCGTCTTCGTCGGGTTGGGCATCTTGGCCACCGAATTCGACTGGGCACGACGTCTGCTGGCCTACGCCCGGGTCCGCTATGACGCGGTCATGGCCTGGTTCAAGAGCCAGGGCGTGTGGGTTCAGATCGCCGGGGCGCTGTTCACCGCCGTGGTGGTCGTGGTGACAGTCTGGTTCCTCGGTGCTGTTGCGTTCCTGGCGCGGCTGGTCAACATCGAACACCCCTGGCTCAACAGTCCCATTGGTCTGGGGAGCTAG
- the thrS gene encoding threonine--tRNA ligase gives MSAPVRPAPAAPIRVAAGTTAAQAVRDAGLVSRGAPDAVVVVRDPDGQLRDLSWVPEADVEVTPVAANTDDGRSVIRHSAAHVLAQAVQELFPEAKLGIGPPITDGFYYDFDVAEPFTPDDLEALEKRMRKIVKDGQLFQRRVYPSKDAARQELADEPYKLELVDDKSGDPEVMEVGGDELTAYDNLNPRTRERVWGDLCRGPHIPTTRHIPAFKLTRSSAAYWRGDQNNASLQRIYGTAWESQEALDRHLELLEEAQRRDHRKLGVELDLFSFPDELGSGLPVFHPKGGVVRRELEDYSRSKHLEAGYEFVNTPHITKEQLYITSGHLEWYADGMFPPMHIDAELNADGSVRKPGQDYYLKPMNCPMHHLIYRSRGRSYRELPLRLFEFGSVYRYEKSGVIHGLTRVRGMTQDDAHIYTTREQMREELASLLQFVLDLLADYGLDDYYLELSTKDPEKYVGSDEIWAEATATLREVAEASGLELVPDPGGAAFYGPKISVQVKDALGRSWQMSTIQLDFNMPDRFELEYTAADGTRQRPVLIHRALFGSIERFFGVLTEHYAGAFPAWLAPVQVVGIPVADGHIDYLNGLAAQLRAAGLRVDVDVSDDRMAKKIVNHTNQKVPFMLLAGDRDVEADAVSFRFGDRTQINGVRRESAVNAILDWVRRRENAFPTADLMKIDDSDRG, from the coding sequence ATGAGCGCGCCCGTCCGCCCCGCCCCCGCAGCCCCTATCCGGGTCGCTGCCGGGACTACCGCGGCGCAGGCGGTGCGCGACGCCGGGCTCGTCTCCCGCGGTGCCCCCGACGCCGTGGTGGTGGTCCGTGACCCCGACGGTCAGCTGCGCGACCTGTCCTGGGTGCCGGAGGCCGACGTGGAGGTGACGCCGGTCGCGGCGAATACCGACGACGGTCGCAGCGTCATCCGGCACTCCGCAGCACACGTGCTGGCTCAAGCGGTGCAGGAGTTGTTCCCTGAGGCCAAGCTCGGTATCGGACCGCCGATCACCGACGGTTTCTACTACGACTTCGACGTTGCGGAGCCGTTCACTCCCGATGATCTGGAGGCGCTGGAGAAGCGGATGCGCAAGATCGTCAAAGACGGTCAGCTGTTCCAGCGCCGGGTCTACCCGTCCAAGGACGCTGCGCGACAGGAACTGGCCGACGAGCCCTACAAACTTGAGTTGGTGGACGACAAGTCCGGTGACCCCGAGGTGATGGAGGTAGGCGGGGATGAGCTCACCGCTTACGACAATCTCAATCCGCGTACTCGCGAACGGGTTTGGGGTGATCTTTGCCGAGGCCCACACATCCCCACCACGCGACACATCCCGGCGTTCAAACTGACTCGCAGTTCGGCTGCTTACTGGCGCGGCGATCAGAACAACGCGAGTCTCCAACGCATCTACGGGACCGCATGGGAGTCCCAGGAGGCCCTGGACCGACATCTCGAGCTCCTCGAGGAGGCGCAGCGCCGCGATCACCGGAAACTGGGCGTCGAACTCGATCTGTTCAGCTTCCCCGATGAACTCGGTTCCGGCCTTCCGGTGTTTCACCCGAAGGGCGGTGTCGTACGCCGAGAGTTGGAGGATTACTCACGAAGTAAGCACCTCGAGGCCGGCTACGAGTTCGTCAACACCCCCCATATCACCAAAGAGCAGCTCTACATCACCTCGGGGCACCTGGAGTGGTACGCCGACGGGATGTTCCCGCCTATGCACATCGACGCCGAGCTCAACGCCGATGGTTCGGTTCGCAAGCCCGGGCAGGATTACTACCTCAAGCCGATGAACTGCCCTATGCACCACTTGATCTACCGGTCGCGCGGTCGTTCCTATCGCGAACTTCCGCTGCGACTCTTCGAGTTCGGATCGGTGTATCGCTATGAGAAGTCCGGCGTCATCCACGGCCTGACCCGAGTGCGCGGAATGACCCAAGACGACGCGCATATCTACACCACGCGCGAGCAGATGCGCGAAGAGTTGGCCTCGTTGCTGCAGTTCGTGCTGGACCTGCTGGCCGACTACGGCCTGGACGACTATTACCTCGAACTGTCGACCAAGGACCCCGAAAAGTATGTCGGCTCCGACGAGATCTGGGCAGAGGCCACCGCGACGCTACGCGAGGTTGCCGAGGCGTCGGGACTGGAACTGGTTCCCGACCCCGGCGGTGCGGCGTTCTACGGGCCCAAGATCTCCGTCCAGGTCAAAGACGCGCTGGGGCGCAGCTGGCAGATGTCGACGATCCAGCTCGACTTCAACATGCCCGATCGTTTCGAGCTCGAGTACACCGCCGCAGATGGAACCCGGCAGCGGCCGGTGCTGATCCACCGCGCGCTATTCGGGTCGATCGAACGGTTCTTCGGAGTGCTCACCGAGCACTATGCCGGTGCGTTTCCGGCATGGCTGGCTCCGGTACAGGTGGTTGGTATCCCGGTTGCCGACGGCCACATCGACTATCTCAACGGGCTGGCTGCGCAGTTGCGAGCGGCCGGACTTCGCGTCGACGTCGACGTCAGCGATGACCGAATGGCCAAGAAGATCGTCAACCACACCAACCAGAAGGTGCCGTTCATGCTGCTGGCGGGGGACCGCGACGTCGAGGCAGACGCGGTGTCGTTCCGGTTCGGCGATCGTACACAGATCAACGGTGTTCGGCGCGAATCCGCCGTCAACGCCATTCTCGACTGGGTTCGCAGACGCGAAAATGCCTTCCCCACAGCCGATCTGATGAAGATCGACGATTCGGACAGGGGGTGA
- a CDS encoding HIT domain-containing protein, producing the protein MRTGGDVDPDDTIVDRGAGEPDRLQRLWTPHRMSYIADAVKAGSAASSAPFTDIPNMSDEDGLVVARGNLVYAVLNLYPYNPGHLMVVPYRRVAELEDLSEPESAELMAFTQKAIRVMKAVSRPHGFNVGLNLGTSAGGSLSEHLHMHVVPRWGGDANFITVIGDSKVIPQLLRDTRALLAAEWENQP; encoded by the coding sequence ATTCGGACAGGGGGTGACGTGGACCCGGATGACACGATCGTAGACCGCGGCGCCGGCGAGCCTGACCGCCTGCAGCGACTGTGGACACCGCACCGGATGAGCTATATCGCCGATGCGGTCAAGGCCGGCTCAGCGGCGTCATCCGCGCCATTCACCGATATCCCGAACATGTCCGACGAAGACGGATTGGTGGTTGCCCGCGGCAATCTGGTGTATGCGGTGCTCAACCTTTACCCGTACAACCCGGGTCATCTCATGGTGGTGCCCTACCGGCGCGTCGCCGAACTGGAGGATCTCTCCGAGCCCGAAAGTGCCGAGTTGATGGCTTTCACGCAGAAGGCGATTCGGGTCATGAAAGCAGTGTCTCGCCCGCACGGCTTCAACGTCGGACTGAACCTGGGAACCTCGGCCGGGGGATCTCTGTCGGAGCATCTGCACATGCACGTGGTGCCTCGCTGGGGTGGTGACGCGAACTTCATCACGGTCATCGGCGACTCCAAGGTCATTCCGCAATTACTCCGCGACACCCGCGCACTACTGGCCGCCGAGTGGGAAAATCAGCCGTGA
- the pgsA gene encoding phosphatidylinositol phosphate synthase: MSGFYLMTRAAYTKLSRPVARGALRVGLTPDSVTILGTAGSVLAALTLFPMGQLWWGAVAVSFFVLADMLDGAMARERGGGTSFGAVLDATCDRISDGAVFCGLLWWAAFGLHSAELVVATMICLVSSQVISYIKARAEASGLSGDGGLIERPERLVIVLVGAGLSGFPLAPLPWLLHVAMWVLAVASVVTVGQRLHSVRTSTGAMEPLAAADRGDETETPEQ, encoded by the coding sequence GTGAGCGGCTTCTATCTGATGACGCGTGCGGCCTACACCAAGCTGTCGCGTCCGGTGGCCCGGGGTGCGCTGCGAGTGGGGTTGACTCCGGACAGCGTCACGATTCTGGGCACCGCGGGATCGGTACTGGCCGCACTGACGCTCTTCCCGATGGGACAGCTGTGGTGGGGCGCGGTCGCGGTGTCGTTCTTCGTGCTCGCCGACATGCTCGACGGAGCAATGGCGCGGGAACGGGGCGGCGGGACCAGTTTCGGTGCGGTGCTCGACGCGACCTGCGACCGGATCAGCGACGGTGCGGTGTTCTGTGGGCTGCTGTGGTGGGCGGCCTTCGGCCTGCACAGCGCCGAGTTGGTGGTGGCCACCATGATCTGCCTGGTCTCCTCCCAGGTCATCTCCTATATCAAGGCCCGCGCGGAAGCCAGTGGGCTGTCTGGGGACGGAGGTTTGATCGAACGACCTGAGCGGTTGGTCATCGTGCTCGTCGGTGCCGGGCTATCGGGCTTTCCGCTCGCACCGCTGCCGTGGTTGCTGCACGTCGCGATGTGGGTGTTGGCAGTGGCCAGTGTGGTCACGGTGGGTCAACGTCTACACAGCGTGCGGACATCGACCGGTGCAATGGAGCCTCTGGCCGCCGCTGACAGAGGTGACGAGACCGAGACGCCCGAGCAATGA
- a CDS encoding phosphatidylinositol mannoside acyltransferase has protein sequence MTDRADRGGLLAIPSGVGGQLTDWGYAAGWRLVRAVPELLARNAFGAGARYAARGGGPQQLRKNLARVVGVAADEVPDELMRASLASYARYWREAFRLPSMDHVKLGQSLSVEGVDRLWSALEQGRGAVMALPHSGNWDMAGVWLVQNHGPFATVAERLKPESLYNRFLAYRQSLGFEVVPLSGGPRPPFDVLRDRLLNNGVVCLMADRDLTRTGVQVDFFGEPTRLPAGPAKLALATGAALFPVHCWFESDGWGMAVYPELATSSGDVTTITQALADRFALNIAEHPADWHMMQPQWLADLSAERRARLEAS, from the coding sequence ATGACCGATCGAGCCGACCGCGGCGGGCTGCTGGCGATTCCATCGGGGGTGGGCGGGCAACTCACTGACTGGGGCTACGCTGCGGGCTGGCGGCTGGTCCGCGCGGTCCCGGAGCTGCTGGCGCGCAACGCGTTCGGGGCTGGGGCGCGCTATGCAGCACGAGGCGGTGGACCGCAGCAACTGAGGAAGAACCTGGCCCGGGTCGTCGGAGTCGCCGCCGACGAGGTTCCCGACGAGCTGATGCGCGCGTCGCTGGCGTCCTATGCCCGCTATTGGCGCGAGGCGTTCCGGCTGCCCTCCATGGACCATGTCAAGCTGGGTCAGAGCCTCAGCGTCGAGGGTGTGGACAGGCTGTGGTCGGCCTTGGAGCAGGGCCGTGGAGCGGTCATGGCGCTGCCACACAGTGGGAACTGGGACATGGCCGGGGTCTGGCTGGTGCAGAACCACGGACCATTCGCCACGGTCGCCGAGCGTCTCAAACCCGAGTCTCTGTACAACCGATTCCTGGCCTACCGCCAGAGCCTGGGCTTCGAGGTGGTACCGCTCTCTGGTGGGCCCCGGCCGCCGTTCGACGTGTTGCGCGACCGACTCCTGAACAACGGCGTGGTGTGCCTGATGGCGGATCGGGACCTGACGCGCACCGGGGTACAGGTCGACTTCTTCGGTGAGCCCACCCGGCTGCCGGCTGGTCCGGCGAAGCTGGCGTTGGCTACCGGGGCCGCGCTGTTTCCGGTGCACTGCTGGTTCGAGTCCGACGGCTGGGGCATGGCCGTCTATCCCGAGCTCGCGACCAGCAGCGGTGACGTCACGACCATCACCCAGGCTCTGGCCGACCGATTCGCGCTCAACATCGCCGAACACCCCGCTGACTGGCACATGATGCAGCCGCAGTGGCTGGCGGACTTGTCCGCCGAGCGGCGCGCCCGGCTGGAGGCTTCCTGA
- a CDS encoding glycosyltransferase family 4 protein: protein MRIGMVCPYSFDVPGGVQSHILQLAEVMRERGHDVSVLAPASRDAATTLPDYVVSGGRAVPIPYNGSVARLRFGPATHRRVKKWLVEGQFDVLHLHEPNAPSLSMLALNIAEGPIVATFHTSTTKSLTLSVFEPILRPMHEKIVGRIAVSDLARRWQMESLGSDAVEIPNGVDVGSFAAAPRLHGYPRPGKTVLFLGRFDEPRKGMTVLLSALPRLVERFPDVEILVVGRGDENDLREEAGRLAGHLHFLGQVDDARKASAMRSADVYCAPNTGGESFGIVLVEAMAAGTAVVASDLDAFRRVLRAGEAGRLVPVDDPYALATALIEVLSDESLRRRLIDCATAAVQDYDWPVVASQILRVYETVAGSGVKVRVAQ from the coding sequence ATGCGCATCGGGATGGTCTGCCCTTACTCGTTCGACGTACCCGGCGGGGTGCAGTCCCACATCCTGCAGTTGGCCGAGGTGATGCGCGAGCGCGGCCACGACGTCAGCGTTCTCGCGCCGGCTTCGCGGGACGCAGCAACCACCCTGCCGGACTACGTCGTCTCCGGTGGCCGAGCCGTCCCGATCCCTTACAACGGGTCGGTGGCTCGACTGCGGTTCGGCCCCGCCACTCACCGCAGAGTCAAGAAATGGCTCGTGGAGGGCCAGTTCGATGTGCTGCACCTGCACGAACCGAATGCCCCGAGTCTGTCGATGCTGGCGCTCAACATCGCCGAAGGGCCCATCGTCGCCACCTTTCACACGTCGACGACGAAGTCGCTGACGCTGTCGGTCTTCGAGCCGATCCTGCGGCCGATGCACGAGAAGATCGTCGGCCGCATCGCGGTGTCAGATCTGGCCCGTCGCTGGCAGATGGAGTCGCTGGGCAGCGATGCGGTCGAGATTCCCAACGGCGTCGACGTCGGCTCGTTTGCCGCGGCGCCCCGGCTGCACGGCTACCCGCGACCCGGAAAGACCGTCTTGTTCCTCGGCCGCTTCGACGAGCCCCGCAAGGGCATGACGGTCCTGTTGAGTGCACTTCCGCGGCTGGTCGAGAGGTTTCCCGACGTCGAGATTCTGGTGGTCGGACGCGGTGACGAGAACGACCTGCGCGAAGAGGCGGGCCGCTTGGCAGGACATCTTCACTTCCTCGGTCAGGTCGACGATGCGCGAAAGGCCTCGGCGATGCGCAGCGCCGACGTGTACTGCGCGCCCAACACCGGGGGAGAAAGCTTCGGGATCGTGCTCGTCGAGGCGATGGCCGCGGGCACTGCGGTGGTGGCTTCCGACCTCGACGCGTTCCGGCGCGTGCTGCGCGCCGGCGAGGCCGGCCGTCTGGTGCCCGTCGACGATCCCTACGCGTTGGCCACCGCGTTGATCGAGGTTCTCTCCGACGAATCGCTTCGCCGGCGCCTGATCGACTGCGCCACCGCGGCGGTTCAAGACTATGACTGGCCAGTGGTGGCCAGCCAGATTCTGCGGGTCTACGAGACCGTGGCGGGCTCTGGGGTGAAGGTGCGGGTCGCCCAGTGA
- a CDS encoding NUDIX domain-containing protein produces MISWVVAAVVVAALLVIVSVGVWAYQTAHRLDRLHVRYDLSWQALDGALARRAVVARAVATDAYGAGPDGKRLAAVADAAERAPRSQREAAENELSAALAQVDSAAIPRALVAELADAEARVLLARRFHNDAVRDTLSLRDRRSVRWLRLGGTAALPTYFEIAEGGERSPREAVPASRRRSARVVLLDEQGAVLLLRGSDPASTAEPKPRWWFTIGGAAQDGESLAHTAAREVEEETGLQVAAEDMVGPVWRRDAIITFNGAVLRSEEMYFIYRTARFEPTDAGRTGLERTYIHGHRWCDATMIQQLVINGEVVYPLQLGELLDEANALADAPDAVPQRPLKSIR; encoded by the coding sequence GTGATCTCCTGGGTCGTGGCCGCTGTAGTCGTCGCGGCGCTGTTGGTCATCGTTTCTGTCGGGGTATGGGCGTATCAGACTGCCCATCGGCTGGACCGGCTGCACGTGCGCTACGACCTGTCGTGGCAGGCGCTCGACGGCGCACTGGCTCGCCGCGCCGTGGTAGCCCGCGCGGTCGCCACTGATGCCTACGGCGCGGGCCCGGACGGTAAGCGATTGGCCGCCGTGGCCGACGCCGCCGAACGGGCGCCCCGCTCGCAGCGCGAAGCCGCCGAGAACGAATTATCCGCCGCGCTGGCGCAGGTCGATTCCGCGGCCATCCCGCGCGCTCTGGTCGCTGAGTTGGCTGATGCCGAGGCGCGGGTGCTCTTGGCCCGCCGATTCCACAACGATGCTGTGCGCGACACCCTTTCGCTGCGCGACCGGCGCTCGGTGCGGTGGTTGAGGCTAGGCGGAACAGCGGCTCTGCCAACCTATTTCGAGATTGCCGAAGGCGGCGAACGATCTCCCCGGGAAGCCGTACCGGCAAGCCGGCGCAGGTCGGCACGCGTTGTGTTGTTGGACGAGCAGGGCGCCGTGCTGCTGCTGCGCGGCTCCGATCCGGCCAGTACCGCCGAACCGAAACCCCGCTGGTGGTTCACCATCGGTGGCGCTGCCCAGGACGGTGAGTCACTGGCACACACCGCCGCGCGGGAGGTTGAAGAGGAAACCGGGCTGCAGGTGGCCGCCGAGGACATGGTCGGACCGGTGTGGCGCCGCGACGCCATCATCACCTTCAACGGCGCGGTGCTGCGCAGCGAAGAGATGTACTTCATCTACCGGACCGCCCGGTTCGAGCCCACCGACGCTGGTCGCACCGGGTTGGAGCGGACCTACATCCATGGCCACCGGTGGTGTGATGCGACAATGATCCAACAACTGGTCATCAACGGTGAGGTCGTCTACCCACTGCAGTTGGGGGAACTCCTCGACGAGGCGAACGCGCTGGCCGACGCGCCGGATGCAGTGCCGCAGCGGCCGCTAAAGTCGATCCGCTGA
- the pdxS gene encoding pyridoxal 5'-phosphate synthase lyase subunit PdxS produces MAEMLKGGVIMDVVTPEQARIAEGAGAVAVMALERVPADIRAQGGVSRMSDPDMIEGIIDAVSIPVMAKVRIGHFVEAQILQSLGVDYVDESEVLTPADYENHIDKWKFTVPFVCGATNLGEALRRITEGAAMIRSKGEAGTGDVSNATTHMRRIGGEIRRLTSLSEDELYVAAKELQAPYDLVVEVARAGKLPVTLFTAGGIATPADAAMMMQLGAEGVFVGSGIFKSGNPADRAAAIVKATTFYDDPDVLAKVSRGLGEAMVGINVDDIPVPHRLAERGW; encoded by the coding sequence ATGGCCGAGATGCTCAAGGGCGGCGTGATCATGGACGTGGTCACCCCTGAACAGGCCCGCATCGCCGAAGGCGCCGGGGCGGTGGCCGTGATGGCGCTCGAGCGGGTTCCGGCTGACATTCGTGCTCAAGGTGGCGTATCGCGGATGAGCGACCCCGACATGATCGAGGGCATCATCGACGCGGTCTCTATCCCGGTGATGGCCAAAGTGCGCATCGGCCACTTCGTCGAAGCACAGATTTTGCAGAGTCTGGGCGTCGATTATGTCGACGAGTCCGAGGTGCTCACGCCCGCCGACTACGAGAACCACATCGACAAGTGGAAGTTCACCGTCCCGTTCGTCTGCGGTGCCACCAATCTCGGTGAGGCGCTGCGCCGCATCACCGAGGGGGCGGCGATGATCCGTTCCAAGGGCGAGGCCGGCACCGGGGACGTCTCCAATGCCACCACCCACATGCGCCGTATCGGCGGCGAGATCCGTCGGCTGACGTCACTGTCGGAGGACGAGCTGTACGTCGCTGCCAAGGAACTGCAGGCGCCCTACGACCTCGTAGTCGAGGTTGCGCGCGCCGGCAAGCTACCCGTGACGTTGTTCACCGCCGGTGGTATCGCCACTCCGGCGGATGCGGCGATGATGATGCAACTCGGTGCCGAGGGTGTGTTCGTCGGCTCGGGCATTTTCAAATCCGGCAATCCCGCCGACCGTGCCGCGGCCATCGTCAAGGCCACCACCTTCTACGACGATCCCGACGTGCTGGCCAAGGTGTCGAGGGGCCTGGGTGAGGCGATGGTCGGTATCAACGTCGATGACATTCCGGTCCCGCACCGCCTGGCCGAGCGCGGCTGGTAG
- the tesB gene encoding acyl-CoA thioesterase II codes for MSIEQILDLEQLEVNIYRGGVFSPESGFLQRTFGGHVAGQSLVSAVRTVDPKFEVHSLHGYFLRGGDARSPTVYTVERIRDGGSFCTRRVSAIQHGETIFSMSASFQTDQSGIEHQDAMPAAPPPDNIPDFKSSSRVFDEASFRQFDEWDVRIVPREQLSRRDGKASQQQVWFRHRDPLPDDPVLHICALAYLSDLTLLGSAQVNHVEERKHLMVASLDHAMWFMRAFRADEWLLYDQSSPSACGGRALTQGKIFNRYGEMVAAVMQEGLTRYTREFTPGRG; via the coding sequence ATGTCGATCGAACAGATCCTGGATCTGGAGCAGCTCGAGGTCAACATTTACCGCGGTGGCGTGTTCAGTCCGGAGTCCGGCTTTCTGCAGCGGACGTTCGGCGGCCACGTTGCCGGGCAGTCACTGGTGTCGGCGGTGCGTACGGTGGACCCGAAGTTCGAGGTGCACTCGTTGCACGGCTACTTCCTGCGGGGCGGCGACGCGCGCTCGCCGACGGTGTACACCGTGGAGCGAATCCGTGACGGCGGGTCCTTCTGCACACGTCGGGTCAGCGCCATTCAGCACGGCGAGACCATCTTCTCCATGTCGGCGTCTTTTCAGACCGACCAGAGCGGTATCGAGCACCAGGACGCGATGCCCGCCGCCCCGCCCCCGGACAACATCCCTGACTTCAAGTCCTCAAGTCGGGTGTTCGACGAGGCCAGCTTCCGCCAGTTCGACGAGTGGGACGTGCGCATCGTGCCGCGCGAACAGCTGAGCCGTCGCGACGGTAAGGCCTCCCAGCAGCAGGTGTGGTTCCGCCACCGTGACCCGCTGCCCGACGATCCAGTGCTGCACATTTGCGCGCTGGCGTACCTCAGCGATCTGACGCTGCTGGGCTCGGCTCAGGTGAATCATGTCGAGGAGCGCAAGCATCTGATGGTCGCGTCGTTGGACCACGCGATGTGGTTCATGCGGGCATTCCGTGCCGACGAGTGGCTGCTCTACGACCAGTCCTCACCATCGGCGTGCGGCGGACGCGCGCTGACCCAGGGCAAGATCTTCAACCGATATGGCGAGATGGTAGCCGCGGTGATGCAGGAAGGTCTCACCCGCTACACCCGCGAATTCACTCCCGGCCGCGGGTGA